The segment TATGCAGCTCTCTAATGAAAGTGAATAAGAATAGACAGGTTTTTAAAGGGTCTCTTCAACACAGGCTTTTAATAGCATAAACTTCAAACATGCACTTGATGTGTTCCAGAGGAGGACTGTCTTACCCCAGGAGCAGGTAGATGAGCACAGTGATGGACAGGAAGGTACCTCTGATGGTGGAATGGCggcacaggaagaggaagaggtagCAGAGCAGGCTGAGGAGGACCACCCAGATCATGTGGAGTTCGAAGAACAGGTAGAGAGTGTAGAAGCCTCCGGCCACTGTGCCCAGATGTTTCACAAAGGAGGGGAGACCTGACGAAGCAAGATACGGCAGCACAGCACAGGTGATCGCGATGATGCAAGCAGCATGAGGGTggagaatgaaatgaaataacaGGACTCTCACCCAGCATCCAGAGCAGCCGGCACAGCAGGCAGATAACCAGCAGCTGCCATACCTCCTCCAGGCCCTGCTGGGCTGTGGGGAGCAGGCAGCCATGAGCAAGCTCCTGGAAAAACTTCTGTCGGCTGAATGCTCCCATAACTAGAATTAAACAAGCCGAACAACACATCAGAAACTGTCTGTGTTATCCATGGCTGCACACATGCAGAGCAACAAAAagcagctccctctctctcacacacgtacacacagaggcaccaaTACAAACTTCAAATCCCAGCATGCAAAGCAACTCAGTGCAGCTGCATACAATTGCTGCAGGAGATTTAGCAGTGGTGATGGCATATCCTGGTGCTAATTGTTTGTATATGCACACACGCGCTGATAATATggcacatttaaaacaacagcacCACACTGTTCACAAAATGACACATCTCAGCATATTAGAACACATTAAGCAGAGTGACACGATGAGTTAATCGGGtcatgtgtcctctgtgtttgaAAATCTGTCAGAAGACACATGCTATTCTGCAAGGCATGCTCTCTGACTCCGCAATGCAGTCGACCAAAGGGGGGATGAGTTGACTCACAGCTGCTTTCCTACAGCGGCTGCATgaacagcacagtgtgttcAGAGCGGTCACCAAGCAGAAGCATCCCAAACGTATGCGGGGAATCATCCTGCACGTATTTCTAACGCTGCTTCACTTCGCCAGCGGGATTAACATTCTCTGCCACCAACAACGTACTTGAGAGCTGTTTTTCCCCCCGCCCCCCACATCCGAACCAGCTATCCGGACGCCTAGGGCATGTCATGTTTTGCTATCCGGGGCAAACACTCAccctttcagcagcagcagtctccTCCGTGTGTGTCTTTCCAGCTGCCTCCTTctcagccagtcagccagtcagtcagtcagtcaagcCTGCGTACGGCCGCTGTGTTTTAAGCACAGTCGGTCCAGATGATGCATATCTGGATGACTCCCATTGTCACAGCATCAGCACCACTCGACTGTCATCTATGAAGCCACGCGAAAACATATCAGCCAATCCGGTGCGGAGGTTCAGCGACGTCAGCCAATCGTGGCTGTCGTTCTACTAGAGTGACAGCTGAGACGTCCAATCAGAACGGGAGCCTTCTATTGCCGGTGTATCTGGACCAATTGGACGTGTACAGCGTGCAGATGGACTCAGAAGTGGTTCAAAAGGTGAGGAATGGTCCCTAAAATCAATACACTGTTGTATGATAATAATATCACAGTTTTGTGTCAGTATAACAGGCTGATTAAACTGCTGTGGTTAGTAATTTTACAGATAAAATGACATATTTCTATGCAATATGTAAGAATACAAgttttgtttgcatttaaatAGGTGGCAATCAGAATATAGCTACATTTGTTTTCAGAAATTACCCATTTGAACCTGAGGTGAACACATGCTGGTCAAACTGCCTGCTTGTACAGTTACAGTCTTATAATCAATACAGGTGGGCAGGGGGAGCTGCAGCTCAAAAGCACACACAAGGATCAGTGGAAAAGCTGGTCTCCCTCCTGAGCCACAACAAATTTAATTCATTTCTGTCTTGACATTGTAAAGAAACATGAATCTGGCAAAGAGCAAACCAAGTAAGCCCCTTTACTGTACATGGAGACCTCAATCTGGTTGTATGACTGTGTTTTACGTCTAAACCATGCAGTACTCTGGTCATCACTGGCACAAATATACTGCAGTGACAAAAACAGCCTGAAGGACTGAAAGCATGAAAGCACCTCATTGTTATACACTGGGTGCTTTAATGTGCAGTTGAATTGCATGCCGGCTCACAGAAGAAGCTGGTGATTTTAATGCAATGTGACACACTGATAAGAGGTCAGTCAAGGAAAAAAGCAGGAAGACATTTTGGGGTCAATTTAACAATCCTTCTAGTGCCACCATCAGGACAAATCTGAAGATATGAATCTATAAAGAGGtcattttatttcagtgtatAAAGTGACATtgtacagtttatttatttaattccaTCTCCAAGTAAGAATCAAATCTGCACTGTCACAGCTACTGAGCCAATGCCTTTGTATTAAGGCAGTAAGGCACACTTGTTAACTAATGTAAAAAACTCAAGCTCAGATGGATGAGGGTGTTGCATGCACAATGTACTATgaacacagaaaaatacaatGCACTCAGCCAAAACCAGTAACAGGAGAAATGTGGGGAAacaatcatttttttgtgttataaCACAACATTCTATTAGGGAACCCCGAGCCCTGGCATAATTGTATAATTGGACTACTGAACCAAACACTGTAGCAGTCCAAGCATAGCAGACCAAACCACAAAATCTGCTCAAGTAAGACTCAAAGAACCCAAGGCAATAACCCAGCTTCACAGCTCCCAGTCTGATGAAGCATCCACAGGACAATGTAAGGCATGTGGCTTTTATATTGTGGTTAAACAGAGTAAGGGTGGCTTCAAGTCAAGGCTCAAGGCTTAGGTTATGCTGAAAAATCGCATCCCTGcagcaggtaaaaaaaatagtGTTCCACTTGTACGTTTGGTGAAACAATCCAGTGTCTAACAAAAGTGTAAATACTGGAGTAGCATTCTGTGTAGAGGTGGTACATTTTAGAAATGTAAAGAAAAGACTGCTGCCAGCCAGCTGAGGTAGATCAAAGAGTGAGTCCAGCAGCAATACTGATCCGGTGTGATGCCAGATGATTTACTTAACTTACTCACAAACTGCAAATTTCAATACAGTCTGCAGCTCAAACATCACCGGGTACACTTTCACATTATGGGTCAGTGGTATCGTACACATATAATAACACACAGTAGAAACAAAACAAGTGAGAGGTCTCAACTGAAATCTAAATTAAACAAATGCAGCAGTTCAGTCACATCTAATATTATAAGTTTGTGGGAACAATTGAGACCAATCAGCCAGAAAAACCGGTACTGCAGAAAGGATAAATAGCTATTATTTTAGCTGTAATATCTAAAAACACCAATGTGTTTGACAGACTGGCTTATTAACATCTCCTCCTTCCCCCCATCCTGGCTTTACTGGTAGTTCATTTTAACTAAGGTAAACAGGTTTGTCTGAATAAGCTGTGATTCATTTTGCTCTCTCAGATTACAATCTCAATGTCATATGCAATTCTCagatctttttcttctttgattCTTGGCATGTGTGGAGAAATCCTGACTGGCTCTGCTTGTTCCTCCTTCACAGCTTTCAGCCATTTTCCAGcatttttcttgtttaaaaTATAGTCATAATTTCTCTTAACCTCGAGTAATGCTGAGGTGAGGCACTGAGGTGAAAAGAGCTGCAGTGATGATGGGAGAGGTGGATGCTGAGGAAGGTGGGGCTGAATAAAAGAAGCAGGATAGTCAGGCACCGGTGACTGGCTAAATGAGACACCTGAGGTCCTGCAGTATTTCCACTGTGGAACAGGTGGATGGAGCATGGGAGGTGGTCTCGTTAACTTCGGCATGAACATTTTTGATAAGACTCTGGTGTGCAAAGCAGGAGGTGGGGGCATAAAGTTACTAGGGGTTGGAGGTGTTGCCACAGTATTTGGAGAAGGCAGATGAGGTGTAGTGGTCTCCGGACTCTGAGTGTTCTCACCAGTTTCTGTCACTTGGCTCGGCTCCAGCTCATTTGGGGTCAAATTACTATCTAAATTGTGTGGCTCAGTGACAGAGGAATCATCATCAGACTCTTCCACTTTAGTCACAGTCTGTGGCAGGAACAAAATGTGATTGTGCTTCTGACAGAACAGCACGCCACACTTGAGGCACTTCCTGCCATCTTTAACATGAAGCAGTTTATGGCGCTTGAGGTGGTGAACTGTAGTGAAAGATCGATCACAAATATTGCACGGGAAGGACGGTTCCTTTGTGTGGACCTTCTGGTGTTCTGACAAATCTGTCTGACATGTGTAGCTCTGTCCACATATTTCACAGATAAGTAATGTTGGTTcttcatgctgctgtctgtgttttacaAGATGGGAGATGCCACTGAAGGTCTGGTTGCACTGTTCACACCTGTAGCCACCAGCTGGTCCAACTACAGGCTTTAAGAGCACTATGGGACTCATTTTGCCTAATTCTGGGGTTCCTGGTGGAATTTTTAATGTTGGCGTTGTCTGGCTTAGGCTGGACATGTCCTGAGGTTGATTTACTTTGGTTTCAGTTTTTGTCTTAGtccatttttctctctgttaggaaacacagacaaagacaaaaacatacaaatgaaacacaaaataaaggACCATAATTCTACATTGCTAAACTTTTCAACACACTGAACTTAAGGCCGTTACCTTTGGAGATGACGGTGTCTCTGTATCTTTTGAAAGTTCGCTGTCATTTTCCACTGAAGCAGAAGCCTGAACCTCTGCAACGACTTTACGGCGACGCCTTTTTCTACACccaaaaaacctaaaaaaaaattagTCTGATGATATTCATAATAATTTTTAAGAGTTTATGAGTCACACGCAGTTTCGATTACATTACGTTACCTAGATcatatgtaatgtaatgtagctTCTTATTTTACACTGCAAATATAAAAGTGGAATTGAGTTGGAATTGTTTGTAGCTTAGCTCATTTCCTGCAAGGAACAGAACATGCATGCCAGGGGTAAAACTTACAGTTAACACTTCAGATACAATTTAGCTCCTTAACAATGTTGAACGTCCTTGTTTGGTTCTCCATGTGTTCCAGAATGAGTCCATATTGCTTGAGTTCAATGTGATCCAGGCCATTTGGATTTATgataaataatgtatttctgATTTAGATTTTTCTCAGGAATTATAAGAATCTGTATTGCATAGTTGACATTTTTGTTCAGATTATCATTTACAAAATCAAATACATTAAgtacatttgtcatttttttgtttataaaaGATTGTGTATTTGTCCAGAAATATAGTAATTGGATGCAATGGAAAGAGAATAATTTACACTTACTGTTCTATAGTTTCCCCTTTAATTATAGTCATTTTAAGATAACTCATAACCCATCAAACGCAATGTATATTTAGAATACATGCTCAGATACCCAACTGAGCGATTTTCTTACCACTTTGCCCTTTTCTTAGGGCCCTGCTTGGGAAAGACAGAAGGCACAAAGTCTGTGCTGCCGTGATCCATGGACGCTTctcctgcaaaacacacacaaaaagatttTAAAAGTTACAACTAACGAACTTTTAAATCTACGTATATTGAAACCAACTCGCCAGCTACGTGTTGCAGCGAGCCTTAAAATGAAAGCGgccagttgttgttgttattagcTACCTGATAGAAAATGAGCGCCACAAACACGAACGTTTCCTTTCAGCCCCTCGATGCTGCCGTTCGCTTGTTGAATTGCTTGCAGCCATAAACGTCTCCGGTTGGCCTGAAACGGCCGATATCCAGACGGTATCCTGTAGAATTTGAGTCTGCTGCCCGAAGAAGCTCGATTTTTGCAACCAGATACACAACAAGCCGACATTTTGCTTTTAACGTGCTTATCGTCGGATAAGGAAGTTATCTGCAAAAACGAAATGCTACTTCCGTTGCCAAGATGCGCGCGCATCCTCGTCGAAAACGTCACAGGGAAGGCCATATTATTTTCAACATAAACTTTATatgttagtttaaaaaaaatacaataaaaaatttaaaaaaatacaataaaataatacaaaaaaacattattatctACGTGTTCTACTTCCAGTGTCGTTGTAGGGCGAACACAAACAACTGATTTTCACCTGCCTGTCTCTGTTTACGAACTGCATTACCACCACACGGTACAACGAGGACCCCTGCTGGCCACTGGGTGACACTGATTTCTGTGACCTCACATCGTTTCTCAAATTTTCTAAGGGAAAAGATTCATATTTTAAAAGTGCTTTAGATAAATTTAGTGTAAACTTTTTGGGTTTACCAAGTTGAGAGGGTTTTCACATTATTTCTTTATGTCCATATTAACATTGAAAGGATGTACATTTTTGTGATAATGTCTTCATTTTAAATTCACCCAAATAATAGAAAGCATTTTCAGTCCATTTTGTACCCAGTCACTACAAAAAAACTTGGATAGGAGTAGCAGTACCACTATTTGGTAACATGAATCAAACTATATATAGTGATAAAGTCTGTTAAAATATTTGCAGTTGCATTGTAGCTCCATGTTTGTATTATCAGGGCACAGAATTTTATGGATTACCACAGTTGTTTAATCTATAGTATAGATTCTTATGTTTACAGAATAACAACACTTTTTTACATGCAAAATAATGTGTCTACAAATATAAACCTTCTTAATTATGCAATGTATAATAAAATATGTCAATcttgtgtttttatatctgtTTTATAACTTAGTGTCCTTGATTTTACTAACATAATTTCAAATAATCAGTGTAAACCTGGCATGTCTCTCTAAATCCAgttgtatttaaatgttttctatGCAGCTAACTCCTAAAAGACTGTCTTAAGCTGTTagttacacatgttttttttatttattttttaatacagACAATAAAAATGTGTGCTCTCAGAATGATTTGACGGCTTTATTTTGTGAAATGGGTTGTGTGTATTTGCAAAAgcaatttttttaaaacatcaggCACAGTCAAATTAAACTAAAtttgtcttattttattttccaaaattgcctgaaaaaaaataaaacactctgCACTCTGTGCTTTTAGCCGACAATAATCAAATAAGGAAAAACttgtacatgtctgtgtgtggttctATTTTCACTCATAGGTTTGGTACTGTAGTGCCGTGTCCCACCAATAGATGTCACTGTGGTTTAACATAGAGAAATGCCACCCTACTGTTCTTTAAGGTTTGTAAAATAACAGGCACCattttctaaaactattaaaaaaaatattgaactGCTTAGTTAGTGATGTGTAACAAAAGCTCTTCTTCTGACACATCTGTATTAATCAGTAACTCCACGGAGCTTGAAGACAGCTCTGTTATGGATAAAGGCTGCTTGGACTTCACATGGAGTGCACTCCTATTCTGGTATGAAGATCAATCTATGAAGCTGCGCCTTAGAGTTCAGTCAATATGATTTCCACCTCCGCTGAGAGACTTCCTCCTGACTCTGAACAGAGATTTTCAGACAGAGCGGCAGATGACACCTGTGACCGTTTCTTCTCATCATAAACCTCTTTGTCCAATTCCACACTCCACTTCAAAATACAGATGAATTGCTCCACAGTATCTCTGacctgaaaaagaaataaattggcATTGCCACTGTgtccactccctcctcctcctccttctcctcttctccctcaaGGTGACTCCTCCATCTGCACCCTCCCTGGTTGTGCCAatccctctctctgcagtaaCCATGGTACAGTTACTGGGAAGCTCATTCAACCTTTTATTTCGTGAGCCGCCGTTATTTTACCTGTTTGTCCCGGAGCTATATCATTCaaagctgtgtttctttgtgtgtgagcgagagagCGATGTGTATGTAGGGGTATCAAAGTTTCCTTTTTCTAGTCTCCATGAAAGAGGTGCTTCATGAGAAGGATCTGAAACAATATATTGCTTACATATATCTGTAGGCTGACGCTCGGCCCTCTTTTTATTCCTTTCACATCCCTCTCTGGTTGCTGGTAGGGGTTGAGGTGTGGCTTCTGTTCTCTGCACAGCATCCCCATTTTAATTACCCTCATCTTCACCCCTCCTCACGTCATTCTAAGTGGAGCAAAGAGGGAAAAGGGACGGAAAATAAAtgaggagagagtgaggagggagtgttaaaaaaaaaaaattgtaaccAGGGTGCGGTTGGCTGAGAGTGAATGGATGGCCTGTTTTGGGAgtaggaggtggagggaggtgCAAACCTATCCGTCCCATTTTTTAAGATGAAATATACACCCAACATGTCCTCTTCATGGGTGTCTAGCTaccctggtggtggtgttggcACCTGTAACGCTgctcctctcctcatcctcagccaCCTCCACCACAGGAGTGTTGTGGTTCCTGCCGTCACTCAGTCGTTCAGTGTTGAGCCACTACAACGCAATTACACATTCATTTCACCCACACAGTCAGCCAGCCATGCTCCCCTCCCCCCTTTGCCAGTGCTCcccttcttctctctgctttcttcttCATATTTCCACACCCTCCATCTCTACCTTGTATACCTTTAACCTCCATTTCTACcctttttttcacagtttcttcCACGGCTGccactgagaaacacacacacatgatggtgatgagAGCTGaagtaaagaaaaacagcatGAAATAGTGTGAAATGTGAGGGgaggacagagtgagagtgAGGAGTGGGAGGGAGAACAGAGGGGGTGAGTGGAGAGACTGGCTAATGATGTATTGATCTGGCCAAGCCTGGGGGGGCAAATAAGTAGGAGTGTGTGGGAGTAGAAGAGTCGCAGCTTACAGATGTCTTAAAACACCTGCGCGGGATACGTTTTTGTTTACACTGAAGCAAAGATCTTCCGGCTTAAGCTCATAAAGAAGAACTTTTAATTGGTTTTTAACTTCAAAAACAATCTAACTTCGAAAACAATCTCTCTGCTGCCAGCGGACAGCTTACCAGAATAATATCAAAGCTTCTGGCTATAACAGCCAGCATTTAGACGGCGGGCGGCCACTGGGGATCACATTAGGTGAGATAGGAAGGAGGGGATGGAGTGGAAATAATGTCGATCTGTATGTGTTCTCTTCATGTGTCCGTGCTCTCGTGTGCCTGAGGGTAAACAGGTGAAAGGATGATGGTATTGattattaaatacatttctgtgTGAACGATACAGTCTATCATTGATTGTAAGAGTCAATGGACATAAACTAATCATCATGATAGGAAAACTGACCTGGGGATCCCACAGCTGAGCTCGTCACACGGCCAGAAGATAACATATATATACCATAGCGCGTACATGACCTGCAGTCCATCATCACAAATGAACTCCTCACCTCACCTACATACTCATCTATGAAGGCCAGACTTCTTCCACCTCTCTGTGCATCATCACTCACTGCAAATGTCACATTATTACAATTTGCACCTTAAAATCTGTCATTAAAGTAGAAAATGAATTTACTGTGGCTGTAATTGTGTCGGAGTTGCGCTCCTTCCTGTTGTGTTAATATGATGCCAGGTTTTTGTTCATGCTGTTACATGTGAATTCATGTGTAATATTAAAGGCTGAGACAGTGGTGTGCAGCGAGCAGTCATCCAGCAGGCTTAAGAGAGGAAGACTCCACATTGCGGTCTCTGTATTAGCACTCAAATTAATTAGGGCTCTCTTGCTAAGCCCTCGTCGTCCCCTACGGTACCATGGTAATCACCTTTCCCTTTGGAAAATTTGAATCGACGCCCACTGTGctgatttctttttgtttttctttctccccaGTTTCTCCACCTGCTGCTTCAATCTTTTCCACCACCGCCTCCATCCAACTTTCTCCCATGCTCTCTTCAACCCTCACTGTTTCACAAACTctctccttttgtgtgtgtttcttattttatttccaCACTCTGCTGCGGTCTTAATGATAATAAGACGGCCCAGCAGAACTAAACTCTGGTGCCTTACAGGTATAATGCTGCCAATCTTCCCTCCCTTCACCACCTTCACCTCCCATTTactccccccccccttcctccttctctgtctgttGTGACCCGATAGCAGAGCATGTTAGAATTGGGAATTGAGGCAGTGGTGAGGATTTGAGAACAGTTATGGGCTGACTTTAGGGAATAAGCCCCCTCCCCGTCTCCCTGACTACCGCCAAAAGCCATTAATTTGTGTAAGAGGACTTACATGCCCCACATGATTGTCAGCCGTACTGTGATAGACAGATAATTCAATTCTTTGCTCTGCTCAACAACTCTCAagtgtgtctgcctgcctgtcccTCCGCCTCCTTGTTATTATGGttttacaacattttttttgtcaaaagccaTTTGACCTTGATTTTGTCAGGTAGCCTCACTGAAATAcactaaatgaaaaaaaaatcccttaaGAGAAAAGCTCTGTGAGCTTCTAAGACTGAAGCTGTAGTGTCATGACTGTTGAccttcactgtgtttatttaatatatttgcCTGTCTTTGAGGCAGTATAGGTGAACACAGCTGGATATCAGTGCTtatgttttaaaatgcatgAACAAGCTGCTGTATTCTGTATAATGAATTTTATAGCACCAAGTTAAATGGTGTTCTATGGATCAGGGttagcagcagcaacatgtgtAATTCTGTTAAATGAAGTGTTATGAACTGTGTAGCAGAAAGCATCATCAGCGTAATTATTGATATGTTTAGTTTGAAAATATTTATGAGGTAGAAATGTCTCCATgtattaatcatttttaaagcctTGGATATGTTTACAGAGTGAAAACACGTGCATCATCATAGTTCACTCCCACAGCCAGTTAATAAACAAGTCTGTATGTCTCTTGACCAAATTTTCATCCACTCAGGTGCGATCAGACACGGCTACCACACTCTGCTCTGttctttgtgcttttttttccacattcttTCCTTTAACGGTGTCTCCACAGTCTAAGCCTTCATCTCATGCCATCTCAGCGATAGCGTCTCCTCTGTGAAATAGCTTCCACACACAGTGACTTCTCCAGAATGTGAATTAAGCCTCTGCAAGGGGGTCATTTTCTATCACCTGTCAGTCACAACCTCTTACTGTGATATGGCACTTCATGTCACTaacacatgcattcacacacacacacatgcaaaaaacacaaaataggGTTCGTCTTGCTGCATATTATATACTGGCAGTGTTCCCCTCTcagcagtaaataaataatgagaaTGCTGTTAAAATTCTGCCAGTATTTCATTGCTCTCCTACTATCAGCCAGCTGCCTGCCTCTAAAGAACAGGAAGGCCTCggcagaaagacagaggagcattttttttcttttgtttttacatatttCTACTCTCTCTGCTTTAATCCCTCCTGTTCTTCCCTCCCTTACTCCTCACCGCTTTATTTCTCCTCCCTTTGAAAAACTTCTCCGTctcaaacactgctgctgcaatACCTTTCTTCTCCCTCATGTATGCATAATATTATCca is part of the Parambassis ranga chromosome 7, fParRan2.1, whole genome shotgun sequence genome and harbors:
- the LOC114437915 gene encoding zinc finger protein 93-like; the protein is MSACCVSGCKNRASSGSRLKFYRIPSGYRPFQANRRRLWLQAIQQANGSIEGLKGNVRVCGAHFLSGEASMDHGSTDFVPSVFPKQGPKKRAKWFFGCRKRRRRKVVAEVQASASVENDSELSKDTETPSSPKREKWTKTKTETKVNQPQDMSSLSQTTPTLKIPPGTPELGKMSPIVLLKPVVGPAGGYRCEQCNQTFSGISHLVKHRQQHEEPTLLICEICGQSYTCQTDLSEHQKVHTKEPSFPCNICDRSFTTVHHLKRHKLLHVKDGRKCLKCGVLFCQKHNHILFLPQTVTKVEESDDDSSVTEPHNLDSNLTPNELEPSQVTETGENTQSPETTTPHLPSPNTVATPPTPSNFMPPPPALHTRVLSKMFMPKLTRPPPMLHPPVPQWKYCRTSGVSFSQSPVPDYPASFIQPHLPQHPPLPSSLQLFSPQCLTSALLEVKRNYDYILNKKNAGKWLKAVKEEQAEPVRISPHMPRIKEEKDLRIAYDIEIVI